The following are encoded together in the Lathyrus oleraceus cultivar Zhongwan6 chromosome 3, CAAS_Psat_ZW6_1.0, whole genome shotgun sequence genome:
- the LOC127132468 gene encoding callose synthase 3 — protein MIIVAWNGNGDLSTIFNGNVFKKALSVFITTAILKLGQAILDVILSWKAQRSMLMYVKLGYILKVVSSAAWVIVLSVTYAYTWENPPSFAQTIQSWFGSNKHSPSMFIMVVIVYLSPNTLAAILFMFPLIRSFLERSNYRIVMLMMWWSQPRLYVGRGMHESTFPTVASHGEILELSIQLAMSSLEIVYSHFYQYVDRRLSYHCDLLTLGMGSVEMESRKPDEWASQLQCWSISF, from the coding sequence ATGATTATTGTTGCTTGGAATGGAAATGGGGATCTAAGTACAATATTTAATGGTAATGTTTTCAAGAAGGCACTTAGCGTGTTTATAACAACAGCTATATTAAAGCTTGGACAAGCCATTCTTGATGTGATCCTCAGTTGGAAAGCACAGCGGAGCATGTTGATGTATGTTAAGTTAGGATACATTCTAAAGGTTGTTTCATCTGCAGCATGGGTGATTGTTTTATCGGTCACTTATGCTTATACTTGGGAAAATCCTCCTAGCTTTGCTCAAACCATCCAAAGTTGGTTTGGAAGCAATAAACACTCACCTTCAATGTTTATTATGGTTGTTATTGTATACTTGTCACCAAATACGCTAGCTGCCATATTGTTTATGTTCCCACTCATTCGGAGTTTTCTTGAGAGATCAAATTATAGGATTGTCATGCTAATGATGTGGTGGTCGCAGCCTCGTCTCTATGTCGGTAGGGGGATGCATGAAAGCACTTTTCCCACGGTAGCTAGCCATGGTGAAATTCTGGAGCTTTCCATCCAATTAGCGATGAGTTCCTTGGAAATAGTTTATTCACACTTTTACCAATATGTTGATAGAAGGCTAAGTTATCACTGTGATCTGCTTACACTTGGAATGGGCAGTGTTGAAATGGAGTCTAGGAAGCCTGACGAATGGGCTAGCCAGTTGCAATGTTGGTCAATTAGCTTTTAA